The sequence CACGATTGTTTTCATCGTGCGATAAAGTGGGATCATGAAGGTAGAGTAATTGACACCATCGAGAGAAAAGAATAACTTTTGAAGGTGTCAGTCTTCTGCTTTATGAAAATGAAGACTTTGACACCTTTGGAGGAATATCAAAGGACATATGCATCAAGAATCGCACCTGTTCTACTGTCAACAATAAATTCATATTGTACTAAAGTACCATCCACCGTTTTTGAGATTCCACCAATATAGACATCATATTCAATGAATGATCTTTTATATGGTTGTTTTTCCATCTGAATCCATGAACCTTGGATGGGGCCATGCTTTTTAAAGGCTGTTTTTGCAATGTTCAATGCTTTTTCTGGAGAAATTGTTTGGTACTTACTGACGTTCCGACTAACTAAAATTCCGGCAGCCGCCCCTGTACCTGCCCCAATAAGAAAGGTTTTCCAATTCACTAATAATTCCCCCTAATAGATTACTTTCTACATTCTTTGTTATTATAGTATCAAATCACACAAAGATTCTAAAATATTTATTGAGAAACTTGCTGATTTTTTTTATTAAAAGGAGTGAAATTCATGAATGAAAAAACGCTGGAACTTTTCAAAACGTTAACAGAGCTTCCGGGCCCATCTGGGAATGAACATGCAGTTAGAAAATTTATGAAAGAACAACTAAGTCTATATACGGATGAAATTATACAGGATCGATTAGGAAGTATTTTTGGTGTAAAAAGAGGAAATGAACAGGGGCCTACAGTTATGGTTGCGGGACATATGGATGAGGTAGGTTTTATGGTGACCTCTATCACGGATAATGGGATGATTCGCTTTCAAACATTAGGAGGTTGGTGGAGTCAAGTATTGCTTGCTCAAAGAGTTGAAATTATCACGAAAAACGGTTCAATACCAGGGGTAATTGGATCAGTACCGCCACACTTGCTTGATGAAGAAAAACGAAAAAAACCGATGGATATCAAAAATATGATGATTGATATTGGAGCAGATGATAAAGAAGATGCAAAGAGCATGGGAATACAGCCAGGACAACCGATTGTTCCGATTTGCCCTTTCACACCAATGGCAAACAAGAAAAAAATAATGGCCAAAGCATGGGATAACCGCTATGGCTGTGGATTGGCGATCCAATTGCTTGAAGAAGTCCAAAATGAAACATTACCCAATGTTTTATACTCGGGTGCAACCGTACAAGAAGAGGTTGGCTTAAGAGGGGCACAAACAGCAGCCAATCTAATTAAACCCGATATCTTCTACGCTCTAGATGCTAGCCCAGCAAATGATGCAGCTGGAAACAAAGATGAGTTTGGACAGCTTGGCAAAGGTGCCTTATTAAGAATTTTTGACCGGACAATGGTCACTCATAAGGGAATGAGAGAGTTTATTCTTGATACAGCTGAAACTCATGGGATTCCATACCAATACTTCACCTCGCAAGGAGGGACAGATGCGGGTCGTGTTCATTTATCGAATGAAGGTGTACCAAGTGCAGTGATCGGAATTTGTTCTCGTTACATCCATACACCAGCTAGTATTGTGCATGTTGATGATTATACTGCCGCTAAAGAATTGCTCGTTCGCTTAGTAAGAACAACGGATCAGACAACAGTCGACTCGATTTTGCAAAATGGTTGATGAATTAAAACTCGTGACGCATAATAAGAGCAAAGTGATAGAGAAAAGTAGGAGTGAATAGAATAATGAAAAATCTTGAGAGTATGGAACAATTTAAGGAACTCCGTGACAATGGAAAACATATTTTCTTATTTTCCGCTGTTTGGTGTGGGGATTGCCGGGTTATCGAACCCTTCCTGCCTGAGGTTGAAAAGCAATTCAATGAATATACTTTTGTACATATAGATCGGGATGAATTTATAGATTTGTGTGCTGAACTTGATGTATATGGAATTCCGAGTTTTATTGCTTTTGATAATGGACGTGAACTAGGTCGCTTTGTCAGCAGAGACCGTAAAACAAAAGAAGAAATACAACAATTTATTGAAGGTCTGAAATAAATGGAAAAAATGAATAGCATAAAAATGAGTAAAGAGCTGCAGAAGCGGTTGGCCCATCCTGATCGCCAGTTCCAATTTGACCGCAAACAAGACCAGCTTAGAATTGAAAATAAACAAACAGGTAAAGGAATAACTATTTCGTTGCCTGGCATCGTTGCGAAATGGCAAGAGCAAAAGAACAAAGCGATTGATGAGGTTGTCTATTATGTTGAAGAGGGGTTAGGGGCATTAGATTCTGATCCTGAGATTTCTGGAAAAGAGAAAAATATCTACCCTGTAATTAGGTCCACTTCTTTTCCACTAGAATCGAGGGAGAAAATCCCGTTTATTTATGATGATCATACAGCCGAAACACGAATTTATTATGCCATTGATCTTGGCAATACGTATCGTTTGATTGATCAAAAGCTTTTAGAAAAAGAACAATGGGATGAAAAAAGAATCAAAGAAATGGCTTTATTTAATGCCCGTTCTCTTTCAACTGATTTAAAAGAAGATCTTGTAGCAGGCAATACCTTTTATTTTTTAAATAAAAACGACGGGTATGATGCAAGTCGTATTTTGAATGATTCCTTTTTAAAAGAAATGAGTGGTAAAGTAAAAGGAACAATGGCTGTTGCCGTGCCGCATCAAGATGTGTTAATTATTGCGGATATTAAAAATGAAACCGGCTACGATATTTTAGCACAAATGACAATGAGCTTTTTTGCGAGTGGCCGTGTACCTATTACTGCGCTATCCTTTTTATATGAAGATGGGAAATTAGAACCGATTTTTATATTGGGGAAAAACAAAAAGGTTTGATAAAGTAGGAAGTAAAAACTGAAACCGTACCGAAATGGGATACGGTTTCTTTCTGTTTTAACTTCATATCAGCAG is a genomic window of Niallia sp. XMNu-256 containing:
- a CDS encoding PepSY domain-containing protein — protein: MNWKTFLIGAGTGAAAGILVSRNVSKYQTISPEKALNIAKTAFKKHGPIQGSWIQMEKQPYKRSFIEYDVYIGGISKTVDGTLVQYEFIVDSRTGAILDAYVL
- a CDS encoding M42 family metallopeptidase, with amino-acid sequence MNEKTLELFKTLTELPGPSGNEHAVRKFMKEQLSLYTDEIIQDRLGSIFGVKRGNEQGPTVMVAGHMDEVGFMVTSITDNGMIRFQTLGGWWSQVLLAQRVEIITKNGSIPGVIGSVPPHLLDEEKRKKPMDIKNMMIDIGADDKEDAKSMGIQPGQPIVPICPFTPMANKKKIMAKAWDNRYGCGLAIQLLEEVQNETLPNVLYSGATVQEEVGLRGAQTAANLIKPDIFYALDASPANDAAGNKDEFGQLGKGALLRIFDRTMVTHKGMREFILDTAETHGIPYQYFTSQGGTDAGRVHLSNEGVPSAVIGICSRYIHTPASIVHVDDYTAAKELLVRLVRTTDQTTVDSILQNG
- a CDS encoding thioredoxin family protein, with translation MKNLESMEQFKELRDNGKHIFLFSAVWCGDCRVIEPFLPEVEKQFNEYTFVHIDRDEFIDLCAELDVYGIPSFIAFDNGRELGRFVSRDRKTKEEIQQFIEGLK
- a CDS encoding DUF1444 domain-containing protein, encoding MNSIKMSKELQKRLAHPDRQFQFDRKQDQLRIENKQTGKGITISLPGIVAKWQEQKNKAIDEVVYYVEEGLGALDSDPEISGKEKNIYPVIRSTSFPLESREKIPFIYDDHTAETRIYYAIDLGNTYRLIDQKLLEKEQWDEKRIKEMALFNARSLSTDLKEDLVAGNTFYFLNKNDGYDASRILNDSFLKEMSGKVKGTMAVAVPHQDVLIIADIKNETGYDILAQMTMSFFASGRVPITALSFLYEDGKLEPIFILGKNKKV